Proteins encoded in a region of the Sparus aurata chromosome 6, fSpaAur1.1, whole genome shotgun sequence genome:
- the ccdc36 gene encoding interactor of HORMAD1 protein 1 encodes MNHMRNIKEMLSIPTGSRNGATSGFSSFTDSQIFFGSQFWPENSQGLSQDMSVSSRTSQQSSQEGSVIKVLSSYHTKPLLFGDLKDKSKGFGLLDKFEEDKKRAKEKADSVILAKECQHFRETLNSIQQLVAGTERNTAVCQIVLDKFDNFASTLQNSLNSLQNDVSQQLETLLSKVNSQKEKMTELEEMVQKSEDVTSKLGSNLQSLNGSLECLREEQEREKKMLEDALKLLRTLVSEHSVKPCPVRVMDSAIQTSPGLEQSFSNILQDNKLEDTQATSMTQNLEHNQVKVPPQGISCVIEKGKLALRGHRKRKKRPLVLSQRSKHTVTDENSQSLLNCDKQQNVSMPLCERHDLNTVTSQDKAVIPDHVLPVNRERKSVASGCFITPLSCWSQDSNSSVCLAGIEPILEKLSAESRTGTPVKPEGIWQLFDMDDSFIGF; translated from the exons ATGAATCACATGAGGAACATTAAAGAAATGCTGAGCATCCCAACTGGAAGCAG GAATGGGGCTACCAGCGGCTTCTCCAGTTTTACAGACTCTCAGATTTTCTTTGGGTCTCAGTTTTGGCCTGAAAATTCTCAAGGCTTGTCACAAGATATGAGTGTGTCATCCAGGACCTCACAACAAAGTTCACAAGAG GGGAGTGTCATAAAGGTTTTAAGCAGTTATCACACTAAACCTCTCCTGTTTGGAGACTTAAAGGACAAAAGTAAAGGTTTCGGATTACTAGATAAGTTTGAGGAGGACAAGAAACGGGCAAAAGAAAAAGCTGACAG TGTTATTTTAGCCAAAGAATGTCAGCATTTTCGGGAAACTCTCAACAGT ATCCAACAACTGGTCGCTGGCACAGAGAGAAATACTGCTGTTTGCCAAATAGTCCTTGACAAATTTGACAATTTTGCATCAACAT TGCAAAATAGTCTCAACAGTCTACAGAATGATGTTTCCCAGCAGTTGGAGACTTTGCTGAGTAAAGTGAATTCCCAGAAAGAGAAGATGACTGAATTGGAGGAGATGGTTCAAAAG AGTGAAGACGTCACATCAAAACTTGGTTCAAACCTGCAAAGCTTAAATGGTAGTCTGGAGTGTctgagagaggagcaggagagagagaaaaaaatgcttgaaGACGCTCTTAAGCTGCTCCGCACTCTAGTTTCAGAGCACTCAGTCAAACCCTGCCCTGTGAGAGTGATGGACAGTGCCATTCAGACATCACCAGGGCTGGAACAGTCATTTTCCAACATCCTACAGGACAACAAGCTTGAGGACACGCAGGCTACAAGTATGACACAAAATCTTGAGCACAATCAGGTTAAAGTCCCCCCTCAAGGTATCAGCTGTGTCATAGAAAAGGGGAAGCTCGCTCTGAGAGGCCATAGGAAGCGCAAAAAGAGGCCACTGGTGCTCTCACAGAGGAGTAAGCATACAGTCACGGATGAAAACAGTCAGTCTCTCCTGAACTGTGACAAACAACAGAATGTGTCAATGCCTCTCTGTGAGCGTCATGATCTGAACACAGTAACCAGCCAGGACAAGGCAGTCATCCCAGACCATGTACTACCCGTGAACAGGGAGAGGAAATCCGTAGCTTCTGGTTGTTTCATCACCCCTCTTAGCTGCTGGTCTCAGGACAGCAACAGCTCTGTGTGCCTCGCAGGAATCGAACCCATCTTAGAGAAGCTCTCAGCGGAATCCCGGACAGGGACCCCAGTGAAACCTGAAGGCATCTGGCAGTTGTTTGACATGGACGACTCTTTCATAGGCTTCTAA
- the kbtbd12 gene encoding kelch repeat and BTB domain-containing protein 12, translating into MDLTTKHGLVLLDQLKKMREVEHLTDVVLVAEGISFPCHRVVLSAFSPYFRVMFTCGLRECSNREIILRDTPADSLGLLLNYMYCSDLPLTNANVQGISIAAFLLQMDDVFNRCQLHMTENMDTSNCLGVYYFARDLGAEDLADHAQRFLRQNFVQVCQNEEVLELEAHQLGKLLSSDDLNITREETILDVVLRWVKHSTLMEGEVRSLHLPELLRKVRLPLINHDYLSEAMKRNTALLADAECLEIMNEALDATAMHPLAAPRKLKLRYGMETTDLLLCVGNDAGGIRSRYGSYSERSFCYAPSTSRTYYITSPRYGEALGYVCAGAVTENNDIIVAGESSARRMARQKNMTVEIYRYKVEAQGTWEHLRSAEYRDSYALGSLGDTLYLLGGQMQLKNQFLITNCVERWSLQGGPWRSAAPLPLPLAYHSVVRMKDRLYVMGGRTPQSYRLDDEPDRLSNRLLEYDPNTNKWTELCPMKYSKYRCSAVVLNSEIFVMGGIGCEGVDRGQSRHCLDAVEIYNPDGDYWRDGPCLPCAQLSLRTNSPNAGVVGGKIYVCGYYKGADRHDDITKDILEFDPWEKRWTVVARRALMHDNYDVCLVANLNPRGLMSPPADLVNL; encoded by the exons ATGGATCTTACAACCAAACATGGGCTGGTGCTGCTCGACCAGCTGAAGAAGATGAGGGAGGTGGAGCATCTAACAGATGTGGTGCTGGTCGCTGAGGGCATCAGCTTCCCCTGTCACAGAGTCGTTTTATCCGCCTTTAGCCCGTACTTCCGTGTTATGTTCACATGCGGCTTGCGTGAGTGCAGCAACAGAGAAATAATTCTGCGTGACACCCCTGCGGACAGCCTGGGCCTCCTCTTGAACTACATGTACTGCTCAGATCTTCCACTCACTAATGCCAATGTACAAGGCATTTCTATTGCAGCATTTCTCCTGCAGATGGATGATGTCTTCAATCGCTGTCAGCTGCACATGACAGAGAACATGGACACGTCCAACTGTCTTGGTGTGTATTACTTTGCCCGTGACCTCGGTGCAGAAGACCTGGCTGACCATGCTCAGCGCTTCTTGAGGCAGAACTTTGTCCAAGTCTGCCAAAATGAGGAGGTGCTGGAGCTGGAGGCCCATCAGCTGGGAAAGCTCCTGAGCTCTGATGATCTTAACATTACTCGAGAAGAGACTATCCTAGATGTGGTCCTCCGCTGGGTGAAACACAGCACTCTGATGGAAGGAGAGGTCCGAAGTCTGCACCTTCCAGAGCTCCTGAGGAAGGTCCGTCTGCCACTAATAAACCATGACTATCTAAGTGAGGCAATGAAGAGGAACACGGCCCTGCTGGCAGATGCTGAATGTCTGGAGATAATGAACGAAGCCTTGGATGCTACAGCGATGCATCCCTTAGCAGCACCACGTAAACTAAAGCTGCGGTACGGCATGGAGACCACAgatctgctgctctgtgtcgGCAACGACGCTGGTGGGATTAGGTCAAGATACGGCAGCTATAGTGAGCGCAGCTTTTGCTATGCTCCATCCACAAGCCGGACCTACTACATCACGTCACCTCGCTATGGAGAGGCTCTCGGGTACGTGTGTGCTGGGGCTGTAACTGAAAACAATGACATCATAGTGGCAGGAGAGTCAAGTGCACGCAGAATGGCCAGACAGAAGAACATGACTGTAGAGATTTACAG ATACAAAGTAGAGGCTCAAGGAACCTGGGAGCACCTGAGGTCAGCAGAGTACCGGGATTCCTATGCTCTAGGATCACTGGGTGACACTCTGTATCTGCTGGGTGGGCAGATGCAGCTGAAGAACCAGTTCCTCATCACTAACTGTGTGGAGCGATGGTCACTACAAGGTGGACCCTGGCGCAGTGCAGCACCCCTGCCTCTGCCTTTGGCCTATCACAGCGTGGTCAGAATGAAAGATCGCCTTTACGTGATGGGTGGTCGAACCCCACAG TCATACCGGTTGGATGATGAGCCCGACCGTCTTAGCAACCGACTCCTGGAGTACGATCCAAACACAAATAAGTGGACAGAGTTATGTCCCATGAAGTACTCCAAGTACCGCTGCAGTGCTGTTGTACTCAATAGTGAAATTTTTGTGATGG GAGGTATTGGATGTGAGGGTGTGGATCGTGGGCAATCACGCCATTGCCTCGATGCAGTGGAAATCTACAACCCGGATGGAGATTACTGGAGGGATGGACCTTGTCTTCCATGTGCACAACTCTCACTGCGCACCAATTCTCCAAACGCAGGAGTCGTGGGAGGCAAGATTTATGTGTGTGGATACTACAAAGGAGCAg ATCGTCATGATGACATAACAAAGGACATTCTGGAGTTCGACCCCTGGGAGAAGCGGTGGACAGTGGTGGCTCGGCGCGCTCTGATGCATGACAACTATGATGTCTGCTTAGTGGCAAATCTCAACCCACGGGGACTCATGTCCCCACCTGCAGACTTAGTTAACCTGTGA